Proteins from a single region of bacterium:
- the hemH gene encoding ferrochelatase codes for MTAPRRFRQDHLDPARTTGLILCGMGGPDGPDAVQPFLRNLFQDPQIIPIPRLLSPLLGSLIAWRRAPAVRRRYLEMGLGGGSPQVPTTRAQGDRLAELLGEAGRPTVALPAMRYWRPFPDEAVRGLRERGAEQFLVLPMYPQYSDATNGSTLSFVQRSLDRLAPGAAVHVVEAWHLLDGFVATLAANAGRGLRRWADEGADPQECALIYVAHSLPESFIKRGDPYLSQTRATVSAVHERVRATLAAAGHAAWLARLPGGAAPLLAFQSKVGPIKWLGPEITAETRRLAGAGCRRLLVQPVSFTCEHIETLHELDLELRHEAQGLGVHEFDRGAALNLDETWLASLAARLAGDPFRAEATLD; via the coding sequence ATGACCGCACCGCGTCGCTTCCGGCAGGACCACCTCGACCCGGCCCGGACCACGGGCCTGATCCTGTGCGGCATGGGCGGGCCCGACGGGCCCGACGCGGTGCAGCCCTTCCTGCGCAACCTGTTCCAGGACCCGCAGATCATCCCCATCCCGCGCCTGCTCTCCCCGCTCCTGGGAAGCCTCATCGCGTGGCGGCGCGCACCGGCCGTGCGCCGGCGGTACCTCGAGATGGGGCTCGGCGGCGGCTCGCCGCAGGTCCCGACCACCCGCGCCCAAGGGGACCGGCTGGCCGAGCTGCTGGGCGAAGCCGGCAGGCCGACGGTCGCGCTGCCGGCCATGCGCTACTGGCGGCCCTTCCCCGACGAGGCCGTGCGCGGGCTGCGCGAGCGCGGCGCCGAACAGTTCCTGGTCCTGCCGATGTACCCCCAGTACTCCGACGCCACCAACGGCAGCACGCTGTCCTTCGTGCAGCGGTCGCTGGACCGCCTCGCTCCCGGCGCCGCGGTCCACGTGGTCGAGGCCTGGCACCTGCTGGACGGCTTCGTCGCGACGCTGGCCGCCAACGCGGGCCGCGGCCTGCGGCGCTGGGCCGACGAGGGCGCCGACCCGCAGGAGTGCGCCCTGATCTACGTGGCGCACTCCCTGCCCGAGAGCTTCATCAAGCGCGGCGACCCCTACCTCAGCCAGACCCGCGCCACGGTCAGCGCCGTCCACGAGCGCGTGCGGGCCACCCTCGCCGCGGCCGGCCATGCCGCCTGGCTGGCCCGGCTGCCGGGCGGAGCCGCGCCCCTGCTGGCCTTCCAGAGCAAGGTCGGCCCCATCAAGTGGCTGGGCCCCGAGATCACGGCCGAGACGCGGCGCCTGGCCGGGGCCGGCTGCCGCCGGCTGCTGGTGCAGCCGGTCAGCTTCACCTGCGAGCACATCGAAACGCTGCACGAGCTCGACCTCGAACTGCGCCACGAAGCCCAGGGGCTGGGCGTGCACGAGTTCGACCGCGGCGCCGCGCTCAACCTCGACGAGACCTGGCTCGCCTCGCTGGCGGCGCGCCTGGCCGGCGATCCCTTCCGCGCGGAGGCGACCCTTGACTGA
- the hemN gene encoding oxygen-independent coproporphyrinogen III oxidase has product MALDVPRDLLEKHDKPGPRYTSYPTVPAWTSGFGEDDYRAALRELAARPDDELSVYLHLPFCAKHCHYCGCNAVVSTEKGAVDAYLDRVERELAAVVDVLGPGRRVVQLHWGGGTPNFLKDPQVERALGLLRAAFAVDPRGEVSIEVDPRIGTPEQARFLRAQGFNRISLGVQDFEPAVQKAIGRLQKRDRTLELYQACREAGYEGVNLDLVYGLPEQTRDSFERTLRDIIEQGPDRVACFSYAHVPWVRPQQKLINTDNMPSGFEKFELFRLAIDLFAEAGYDWIGIDHFARRDDELAVALRERRLHRNFMGYTTRPAPHMLAFGMSGIGDVCDRFVQNDAELDGYQAAVDAGRLPVVKGHRLSDDDRLRRLAILNLMCNLELPYALTVPGFGAPADELLADGLARLLPYQDEGFVEFLPDRVRVTDLGRFFVRNLCMEFDAYLDRTSGKPLFSKTI; this is encoded by the coding sequence ATGGCCCTGGACGTTCCGCGCGACCTTCTCGAGAAGCACGACAAGCCGGGGCCCCGGTACACGAGCTACCCGACGGTGCCGGCCTGGACGAGCGGCTTCGGCGAAGACGACTACCGCGCGGCGCTGCGCGAGCTGGCGGCGCGGCCCGACGACGAGCTGTCGGTCTACCTGCACCTGCCCTTCTGCGCCAAGCACTGCCACTACTGCGGCTGCAACGCCGTCGTCTCCACCGAGAAGGGCGCCGTCGACGCCTACCTCGACCGCGTCGAGCGCGAGCTGGCCGCGGTGGTGGACGTGCTGGGCCCGGGCCGGCGCGTCGTGCAGCTGCACTGGGGCGGCGGCACGCCCAACTTCCTCAAGGACCCGCAGGTGGAGCGCGCGCTGGGGCTGCTGCGCGCCGCCTTCGCCGTCGACCCGCGGGGCGAGGTCTCGATCGAAGTCGACCCGCGCATCGGCACGCCGGAGCAGGCGCGCTTCCTGCGCGCGCAGGGCTTCAACCGCATCAGCCTGGGCGTGCAGGACTTCGAGCCCGCGGTGCAGAAGGCCATCGGCCGCCTACAGAAGCGCGACCGCACGCTGGAGCTGTACCAGGCCTGCCGCGAGGCCGGCTACGAGGGCGTCAACCTCGACCTCGTCTACGGCCTGCCGGAGCAGACGCGCGACTCCTTCGAGCGCACCCTGCGCGACATCATCGAGCAGGGGCCCGACCGCGTGGCCTGCTTCAGCTACGCCCACGTGCCCTGGGTGCGCCCGCAGCAGAAGCTCATCAACACCGACAACATGCCGTCCGGCTTCGAGAAGTTCGAGCTGTTCCGCCTGGCGATCGATCTGTTCGCCGAGGCCGGCTATGACTGGATCGGCATCGACCACTTCGCCCGGCGCGACGACGAGCTCGCGGTCGCGCTGCGGGAGCGGCGCCTGCACCGCAACTTCATGGGCTACACGACGCGCCCGGCGCCCCACATGCTGGCCTTCGGCATGAGCGGCATCGGCGACGTGTGCGACCGCTTCGTCCAGAACGACGCCGAGCTCGACGGCTACCAGGCCGCGGTCGACGCCGGGCGCCTGCCGGTCGTCAAAGGGCACCGCCTCAGCGACGACGACCGCCTGCGGCGCTTGGCGATCTTGAACCTGATGTGCAACCTGGAGCTGCCCTACGCGCTGACCGTGCCCGGTTTCGGCGCGCCGGCGGACGAGCTGCTGGCCGACGGGCTGGCCCGCCTGCTCCCCTACCAGGACGAGGGCTTCGTGGAGTTCCTGCCCGACCGCGTGCGCGTGACCGACCTGGGGCGCTTCTTCGTGCGCAACCTGTGCATGGAGTTCGACGCCTACCTGGACCGCACGAGCGGGAAACCCCTGTTCTCCAAGACCATCTGA
- the hemE gene encoding uroporphyrinogen decarboxylase has protein sequence MDTLQNLPYLSALRCEPHERTPIWIMRQAGRYLPEYRAVREKTSFISLCKTPELACEVTLQPIRRFGFDAAILFSDILVPLEPMGAPFSFDDHGPRMHHTVRAAADVDALRVVDSREHTGYVADAVRMIKRELGDRTPLIGFAGAPFTLAAYMIEGGGSKDYRHLKAMLYSDPALLSRLLDKLADQITDYLLMQVEAGVDAVQIFDTWGGILHPQDYERIIMPGLRRILAGLKGAGVPRVYFLKGSAPYLDHVRTLDAEAFGVDWTLDLAVAARAYPGRAVQGNLDPLCLFGSHEEIRRRALEICRAGRDAAGHVFNLGHGILPEAPLDAVETLVATVQAYREGD, from the coding sequence ATGGACACGCTGCAGAATCTTCCCTACCTGTCCGCCCTGCGTTGCGAGCCGCACGAGCGCACGCCGATCTGGATCATGCGCCAGGCGGGCCGCTACCTGCCCGAGTACCGCGCCGTGCGCGAGAAGACCTCGTTCATCAGCCTCTGCAAGACGCCGGAACTGGCCTGCGAGGTCACCCTGCAGCCGATCCGCCGCTTCGGCTTCGACGCGGCCATCCTGTTCAGCGACATCCTGGTGCCGCTGGAGCCCATGGGCGCCCCCTTCTCCTTCGACGACCACGGCCCGCGGATGCACCACACCGTGCGCGCGGCGGCCGACGTGGACGCCCTGCGCGTCGTCGACTCGCGCGAGCACACCGGCTACGTGGCCGACGCCGTGCGGATGATCAAACGCGAGCTCGGGGACCGCACGCCCCTGATCGGCTTCGCCGGCGCGCCGTTCACGCTGGCGGCCTACATGATCGAGGGCGGCGGTTCCAAGGACTACCGGCACCTCAAGGCGATGCTCTATTCCGACCCGGCGCTGCTGTCGCGCCTGCTGGACAAGCTGGCCGACCAGATCACCGACTACCTGCTGATGCAGGTCGAGGCGGGCGTCGATGCGGTTCAGATCTTCGACACCTGGGGCGGCATCCTGCACCCGCAGGACTACGAGCGCATCATCATGCCCGGGCTGCGGCGGATCCTGGCCGGCCTGAAGGGCGCGGGCGTGCCCCGCGTCTACTTCCTGAAGGGCAGCGCCCCCTACCTCGACCACGTGCGCACGCTCGACGCCGAGGCGTTCGGCGTGGACTGGACGCTCGACCTCGCGGTCGCCGCGCGCGCCTATCCCGGCCGGGCCGTGCAGGGCAACCTGGACCCGCTGTGCCTGTTCGGCAGCCACGAGGAGATCCGCCGCCGCGCGCTGGAGATCTGCCGCGCCGGCCGCGACGCCGCCGGCCACGTCTTCAACCTCGGGCACGGCATCCTGCCGGAGGCGCCCCTGGACGCGGTCGAGACCCTGGTCGCGACCGTGCAGGCGTACCGCGAGGGGGACTGA
- a CDS encoding PilZ domain-containing protein yields MTTSQRRQARRPLILYLQVLDDATGEELGRLVDLTGEGMRLVGRREIPVGARHDLRIVLPAGAAASDELAVSAVCRWAGRDVNPDLAATGFLFEGLDPAAAGIVEALLRNLGFRGR; encoded by the coding sequence ATGACCACGAGCCAGCGCCGACAGGCACGCCGCCCCCTGATCCTGTACCTGCAGGTCCTCGACGACGCGACCGGCGAGGAGCTGGGTCGGCTCGTGGACCTGACGGGCGAGGGCATGCGCCTGGTCGGCCGGCGGGAGATCCCCGTCGGCGCGCGGCACGACCTGAGGATCGTGCTGCCCGCCGGAGCCGCCGCCAGCGACGAACTGGCGGTCTCCGCCGTCTGCCGGTGGGCCGGCCGCGACGTGAACCCCGACCTCGCCGCCACCGGCTTCCTCTTCGAGGGCCTCGACCCGGCCGCCGCGGGGATCGTGGAAGCGCTGCTGCGCAACCTGGGGTTCCGCGGCCGCTGA
- a CDS encoding cytochrome c3 family protein, with translation MKHKLLISATIVLALALSSGAALAFHDGGVAYCAGCHTMHNSQNGNLVDVNHPAGNAYLLNNGNASDTCLKCHAAYGQFAGGFGWGAGGDFYWVTKTFSWTSPRAGSTQGYTHGHNVVSPAYGIVRDPVLAAAPGGDFDSQYLTCTSCHDPHGNENYRLLYGDEGNGPIYGGARYGFDSPAPIALGNSRRTLGNSPTGVPETDISHTVYKSGMSEWCANCHTDLHAGNTTDFVHPTGEDMGSLIAATYNAYVSTDQTTGGDPTTSYRGLVPFEAVNADLETVDPLNYTQGPTPQDQVMCLTCHRSHASPFADAGRWDFTSTHLISSHPQATDIGASADDVANKDYGYTLVTNQRSLCNKCHVKDFGDAHYEAGGH, from the coding sequence GTGAAGCACAAACTGTTGATCTCCGCAACCATCGTCCTGGCTCTCGCCCTGAGCAGCGGTGCTGCCCTGGCGTTCCATGACGGCGGCGTGGCCTACTGCGCCGGCTGCCACACGATGCACAACAGCCAGAACGGCAACCTCGTGGATGTCAATCATCCCGCGGGCAACGCCTACCTGCTGAACAACGGCAACGCCAGCGACACCTGCCTGAAGTGCCACGCGGCCTACGGCCAGTTCGCGGGCGGCTTCGGCTGGGGCGCCGGCGGCGACTTCTACTGGGTCACCAAGACCTTCTCGTGGACCAGCCCCCGCGCCGGCTCCACCCAGGGCTACACCCACGGCCACAACGTCGTCTCGCCGGCCTACGGCATCGTCCGGGACCCCGTCCTGGCCGCGGCCCCCGGCGGCGACTTCGACAGCCAGTACCTGACCTGCACCAGCTGTCACGATCCCCACGGCAACGAGAACTACCGCCTGCTGTACGGCGATGAGGGCAACGGCCCCATCTACGGCGGCGCGCGCTACGGCTTCGACAGCCCCGCCCCGATCGCTCTGGGCAACAGCCGCCGCACCCTGGGCAACAGCCCCACGGGCGTTCCCGAGACCGACATCTCGCACACCGTCTACAAGTCGGGCATGAGCGAGTGGTGCGCCAACTGCCACACCGACCTCCACGCGGGCAACACCACGGACTTCGTGCACCCGACCGGCGAGGACATGGGCAGCCTGATCGCGGCGACCTACAACGCCTACGTCAGCACCGACCAGACCACCGGCGGCGACCCCACCACGTCGTACCGCGGCCTGGTTCCCTTCGAGGCCGTCAACGCCGACCTCGAGACCGTGGATCCCCTGAACTACACCCAGGGCCCCACCCCGCAGGACCAGGTCATGTGCCTGACCTGCCACCGTTCGCACGCCTCGCCGTTCGCCGACGCGGGCCGCTGGGACTTCACGTCCACGCACCTGATCAGCTCGCACCCGCAGGCGACCGACATCGGCGCCTCAGCCGACGATGTGGCGAACAAGGACTACGGCTACACCCTGGTGACCAACCAGCGGTCGCTGTGCAACAAGTGCCACGTCAAGGACTTCGGCGACGCGCACTACGAGGCCGGCGGGCACTGA